From a region of the Gordonia sp. PP30 genome:
- a CDS encoding GNAT family N-acetyltransferase — protein sequence MLLHTRRLRLRPVTPADADLLTRLDADPEVMRFVSGGPATGRATIADWVIPRMQAQHREYGTGMWLLSPLGDDEAFAGWIQLRTPRHGGTDGLELSYRLPRDAWGRGYAAEAANALIAMMFTQTPTTRIFAGTHVVHTASVRVMEKLGMRLAADSAAVDLTGPDAVVEYEILREQWQATRGRGRVLIRRPDTRALA from the coding sequence GTGCTGCTCCACACCCGCCGGCTGCGCCTGCGGCCGGTCACCCCCGCCGATGCCGACCTGCTCACCCGCCTCGACGCCGATCCCGAGGTGATGCGCTTCGTCAGCGGCGGACCGGCCACCGGCCGCGCGACGATCGCCGACTGGGTGATTCCGCGGATGCAGGCGCAGCACCGCGAGTACGGCACCGGAATGTGGCTGCTGTCCCCTCTCGGCGACGACGAGGCCTTCGCCGGCTGGATCCAGTTGCGCACACCCCGGCACGGCGGCACCGACGGACTCGAGCTGAGTTATCGGCTGCCGCGCGACGCCTGGGGCCGGGGATACGCGGCCGAGGCGGCGAACGCGCTGATCGCGATGATGTTCACCCAGACCCCCACCACCCGGATCTTCGCCGGCACCCACGTGGTGCACACGGCCTCGGTCCGGGTCATGGAGAAGCTGGGGATGCGGCTGGCCGCGGACAGCGCCGCGGTCGACCTGACCGGCCCGGATGCCGTCGTCGAATACGAGATCCTGCGGGAGCAGTGGCAGGCCACCCGCGGCCGCGGCCGGGTGCTGATACGACGGCCTGACACGCGCGCGCTAGCGTGA
- a CDS encoding BlaI/MecI/CopY family transcriptional regulator, which translates to MKKMNGLGDLERAVMDTLWASPTPQTVRQVHAELAKTRTLAYTTVMTVLQRLAKKDLVTQIRDDRAHRYTATRPREDLVASLMVDALRAADAPDSRHAALVSFVGRVGADEAAALREALDELEAAERALG; encoded by the coding sequence ATGAAGAAGATGAACGGACTCGGAGATCTTGAGCGCGCCGTGATGGACACGCTGTGGGCGTCGCCGACCCCGCAGACCGTGCGGCAGGTGCACGCCGAGCTGGCCAAGACCCGGACGCTCGCGTACACGACGGTGATGACCGTCCTGCAACGTCTGGCGAAGAAGGATCTGGTCACGCAGATCCGCGACGACCGCGCCCATCGCTACACCGCGACGCGCCCGCGTGAGGACCTGGTCGCCAGCCTCATGGTCGACGCGCTGCGCGCCGCCGATGCCCCCGATTCCCGGCATGCCGCCCTCGTCTCCTTCGTCGGCCGTGTCGGCGCCGACGAGGCCGCGGCCCTGCGCGAGGCGCTCGACGAACTCGAAGCCGCCGAGCGCGCCCTCGGCTGA
- a CDS encoding thioesterase family protein → MSETSWVNPQSGNLESGVTTVQIALRWGDMDALGHVNNVQIARLFEEARVRAMSGWFGGERPAEFVTLLARQEIEFAAVLHYSGRPVTCELWVSRIGGKSYDLGCRLTDADGGVSALCETTLAVVDMASGRSREIPEAMRTVLEAHLGEPVPFRRR, encoded by the coding sequence GTGTCGGAGACGTCGTGGGTTAACCCCCAATCCGGAAACCTCGAGTCCGGTGTCACCACGGTCCAGATCGCCCTCCGCTGGGGCGACATGGATGCGCTGGGGCACGTCAACAACGTGCAGATCGCCCGTCTCTTCGAGGAGGCGCGGGTGCGGGCCATGTCGGGCTGGTTCGGCGGTGAGCGCCCGGCCGAGTTCGTGACGCTGCTGGCCCGGCAGGAGATCGAGTTCGCGGCGGTGCTGCACTACTCGGGCCGTCCGGTGACCTGCGAGTTGTGGGTCTCGCGGATCGGCGGCAAGTCGTACGACCTGGGCTGCCGGCTGACCGACGCCGACGGCGGCGTGAGCGCGCTGTGCGAGACCACCCTCGCCGTCGTGGACATGGCGAGCGGCCGGTCGCGGGAGATCCCGGAGGCCATGCGCACCGTGCTCGAGGCCCACCTCGGTGAACCGGTTCCGTTCCGCAGGCGATGA
- a CDS encoding PaaI family thioesterase, translated as MGNESVAEFGGRGLDGLLGLQISEASGDGVRATLEIRPDHHQPFGIVNGGVYCAVAESTASISGYCWLQETGMGGAAVGANNSTDFLRSISEGTLHISTTPIHRGRRQQLWQVDMTDGDGRLLAQSRVRLQNIELPEG; from the coding sequence ATGGGAAACGAATCAGTCGCGGAATTCGGTGGCAGGGGACTCGACGGCCTGCTCGGCCTGCAGATCAGCGAGGCGAGCGGGGACGGGGTACGGGCCACCTTGGAGATCAGGCCCGACCACCACCAGCCGTTCGGCATCGTGAACGGCGGGGTGTACTGCGCGGTCGCCGAGAGCACCGCGAGTATCAGTGGCTACTGCTGGTTACAGGAGACCGGCATGGGCGGCGCGGCCGTCGGCGCCAACAACAGCACCGACTTCCTGCGTTCGATCAGCGAGGGCACGCTGCACATCAGCACCACGCCGATCCACCGCGGACGCCGCCAGCAGCTGTGGCAGGTCGACATGACCGACGGCGACGGCCGCCTGCTCGCTCAGTCGCGGGTGCGGCTGCAGAACATCGAACTGCCCGAGGGCTGA
- a CDS encoding NAD(P)/FAD-dependent oxidoreductase: protein MTNAPATGTTRRQVVIVGSGFGGLFAAQRLKKAKDVDVTLIAKTTTHLFQPMLYQLATGIVAEGEIAPATRVVLEKQKNTRVLLGEVFDIDVEQQVVRSQLLERITETRYDDLIIAAGADQSYFGNDQFAEYAPGMKTIDHALELRGRILGAFEQAELSDDPAEQEKLMTFVVVGAGPTGVEMAGQIAEMSDKTLKGAFRNIDPTKARVILLDAAPAVLAPFGPKLGAKASKRLEKLGVEIQLGAMVVDLDYDGLVVKDKDGTERRIESQCKVWSAGVQASALGEVLRDKTGVELDRAGRVKVGPDLTVADHTNIFVVGDMMAVDGVPGVAQGAIQGGRYAADAILAELKHGQTPDQRKPFKYFDKGSMATVSRFSAVMQVPIPGTKKKFETEGYFAWLGWLALHLVYLVGYRNRLNTLVNWFFSFTTRGRTQLAITEQQVYARSALNELSYLERLRLSQAERDNEDPIAVAKELEKSVADEAPAKETAKEA, encoded by the coding sequence ATGACCAACGCCCCCGCCACCGGTACGACTCGCCGTCAGGTCGTCATCGTCGGATCGGGGTTCGGCGGGTTGTTCGCGGCCCAGCGCCTGAAGAAGGCGAAGGACGTCGACGTCACGCTGATCGCCAAGACCACGACGCACCTCTTCCAGCCGATGCTGTACCAACTCGCGACCGGCATCGTCGCCGAGGGTGAGATCGCGCCGGCGACCCGCGTGGTGCTGGAGAAGCAGAAGAACACCCGGGTGCTGCTCGGCGAGGTCTTCGACATCGACGTCGAGCAGCAGGTGGTGCGCAGCCAGCTCCTCGAGCGCATCACCGAGACCCGGTACGACGATCTCATCATCGCCGCGGGCGCTGACCAGTCGTACTTCGGCAACGACCAGTTCGCCGAGTACGCGCCCGGCATGAAGACCATCGACCACGCCCTCGAGCTGCGCGGCCGTATCCTCGGCGCCTTCGAGCAGGCCGAACTCTCCGACGATCCGGCCGAGCAGGAGAAGCTGATGACTTTCGTGGTCGTCGGCGCCGGCCCGACCGGCGTCGAGATGGCCGGCCAGATCGCCGAGATGAGCGACAAGACCCTCAAGGGCGCCTTCCGCAACATCGACCCGACCAAGGCCCGCGTCATCCTGCTCGACGCCGCTCCGGCCGTGCTGGCGCCGTTCGGCCCCAAGCTCGGCGCCAAGGCGTCGAAGCGGCTGGAGAAGCTCGGGGTGGAGATCCAGCTCGGCGCCATGGTGGTCGACCTGGACTACGACGGTCTCGTCGTGAAGGACAAGGACGGCACCGAGCGCCGCATCGAGAGCCAGTGCAAGGTGTGGTCGGCGGGTGTGCAGGCGAGCGCCCTCGGCGAGGTGTTGCGCGACAAGACCGGCGTCGAACTCGACCGGGCCGGCCGGGTCAAGGTGGGTCCGGACCTGACCGTCGCCGACCACACGAACATCTTCGTCGTCGGCGACATGATGGCCGTCGACGGTGTGCCCGGGGTGGCGCAGGGCGCGATCCAGGGCGGCCGGTACGCCGCCGACGCGATCCTGGCCGAGCTGAAGCACGGCCAGACGCCGGATCAGCGCAAGCCGTTCAAATACTTCGACAAGGGCTCGATGGCGACCGTCTCCCGGTTCAGCGCCGTGATGCAGGTGCCGATCCCGGGCACCAAGAAGAAGTTCGAGACCGAGGGTTACTTCGCGTGGCTCGGCTGGCTCGCTCTGCACCTGGTGTATCTGGTGGGCTACCGCAACCGATTGAACACGCTGGTCAACTGGTTCTTCTCGTTCACCACGCGCGGGCGCACCCAGCTGGCGATCACCGAGCAGCAGGTCTACGCCCGCTCGGCGCTCAACGAGCTCAGCTACCTCGAGCGGCTGCGGCTCTCGCAGGCCGAGCGCGACAACGAGGACCCGATCGCCGTGGCCAAGGAACTGGAGAAGTCGGTCGCCGACGAGGCCCCGGCCAAGGAAACCGCCAAGGAAGCCTGA